The following is a genomic window from Fulvia fulva chromosome 9, complete sequence.
TCGTACACAAAAGCTGGACCATTACTAATCGCACTCTCTCTGTACGAGCCCGAGCTCTCGGTAGCTGGCCGTGCTCGCCAAAACGCGCGTGGCCACAAAGGCGCCATGGCGAGTGTCATTCAGAAGGTGGAACTCCGCGTGAGAGGTATAGCTAAGTAGCTGCaccctctcctcctcctcctcctcctcctcctcctcacAGCGGCAAGTAGACACACCTCTCGTGTACTCATCGTGGCTTTCCGCACAACTCTCCGCAACATGACCAACTTCCACATCGACATCGTGTCAGACACCGTCTGCCCTTGGTGCTATGTAGGCAAGAACAGACTCGACTTAGCAATCAAGCAACACAAACAAGCGAACCCAAACGATACCTTTACCACGAGCTGGCACCCGTTCTACCTCGCTCCCGATGCGCCCAAGGATGTCGATAAACAAGCGTACTATGGTAAGAGAGAGCCTAGAGATAGAAGAAGATATACGAGAGACTATAAGGAGGTCCACTAACGGCAGAGCGACAGAGAACAAGTTCGGGGCTCAGCGAACAAAGGTCATGCAAGGACACCTCGCACGCCTGGGGAAGCAAGTAGGCATCAACTTTGCCTTTGGCGGCAGGACCGGAAAAACGCGCGACAGCCATCGCTTGATCCACCTGGGCAAGACCAAAGGCGAAGCAGTCGAGACGAAAGTCGTCGAGAGCCTGTTCAATGCGTACTTCGAGTCGGAAGAGAACATCACCGACCGAGAGGTGTTGATCGCGCGCGGTGTCAAAGCCGGTCTGCCAGAACAAGAAGTTCGAGATTGGATCGAGCAGGGAAAAGGCGGCGAAGAGATCGACAAAGAGGTGGCTGCAGCGAAGCACCAGTCCATCAGCGGTGTGCCCAACTTTACCGTGAATGGCAAGTACGAAATTCAAGGTGCTGAGGAGCCGGCTGCCTTCTTGCAGATCTTCTCACAGATCAAGGATACCTGCGGAGACAACAACAATGCCCACATCCAAGCTGGCGGAGGAGACACATGCTAGGGCAGATTTGTGGAAGGACTGAACGATAAGTGTAATTGCAGCAAGACAGCGATGAGATACCAGATTTTGTTTCAGGAAAGTATCATTCAAGAAACGAGCCATGTCACAGGGGGGAAAGTGGCACATTATATGTAAGAAGCGATACTTGCGCGAAAGCCGGAAGCGTACCGATTCTGATGACTTTACGAAGTTTTAGCGAGAGAACTTCATCTTTTCAGTATACCACGACCGAATCTCACAACATCCTCGCATCTAATCCCACTTCCCTTCGGCACATGCTTACAGATCTAGACACAGACAATGTGCAATGACGGCAATAAGCTCCCTCACCTCGCTTACGCTCGACCTTCCACCAAGCTGCGTCCAATTCTCACCACGACATCCAAACTTCTTCGTCGTCGGCACATACTACCTGCACGGGAAGGAGCAACAAGGCGACCTCGCCACGGAGATCACTGGACCTGCCTCCGATGTAGCCGGCGATAACGATGAGGATCCTATCACTGCACCCTCGCAACCTCAGAAGAGAACAGGCAGCTTGATACTCTTCAAGGTAGAAAACGACCAGATGTAGGTAAGACCCATCCATCTCGCTCCACTTCCACGGCATGCTCCCAAATGTGGTCTGACAGCTCCGTTCCACAGCACGCGGCTCTCAGCGACAGCCACGGACTTTGCGATTCTCGATATCCAGTGGGCCAGACATTCCGATGGTCTGGGTGATCTTCTCGCGGTTGCAACGTCGACAGGGTTACTCGCATTCTACCGGCTGAGGGTAGCTGCAGGAAGTGGCTTTGGGGCAGAGTTGGACCTATCGTCCACGCATGTGATTGCGGACCCGGCGGTTCTGGTCCCGTCACTCACGTGGCATCCTACCCGCGCGCAGGTTCTGGGAGTTACGCTCTCTGATGGGAGCGTACAGCTTTGCGTCTGCGAAGGTCCGCAAGAGGCGTCTGAGCTCTGGACCCAAGATGCCGTGATCCGCACCACAACAATCCACAGCCATGAGCTCGAAGCCTGGACTCTCGCCTTCGCACCCATCTCAGCAGAAGCAGAAGCACAGGGAACGAAAGTCTTATCAGGTGGCGACGACATCGCGCTGCAGTGCTCCCACATCAACGATACAGATACAGCTACAGCTACCAACGAGCCCACCCTCCTATGGCGCGACCGCAAACTCCACGACGCGGGCGTCACTGCTATCCTCCCTCTTTCCGAAAGTCTTATCGTCACGGGGAGTTATGACGATTACAT
Proteins encoded in this region:
- a CDS encoding Diphthine methyltransferase; the encoded protein is MTAISSLTSLTLDLPPSCVQFSPRHPNFFVVGTYYLHGKEQQGDLATEITGPASDVAGDNDEDPITAPSQPQKRTGSLILFKVENDQITRLSATATDFAILDIQWARHSDGLGDLLAVATSTGLLAFYRLRVAAGSGFGAELDLSSTHVIADPAVLVPSLTWHPTRAQVLGVTLSDGSVQLCVCEGPQEASELWTQDAVIRTTTIHSHELEAWTLAFAPISAEAEAQGTKVLSGGDDIALQCSHINDTDTATATNEPTLLWRDRKLHDAGVTAILPLSESLIVTGSYDDYIRLLSIPTPTTGGHRQVLAELNLGGGVWRLKVLHAAGGAAGEVVAEGLDLATFYSALSASAAVPTRSSIVLLCSCMHAGTRVVRLSFAPKKNDDGVWTFEVLAKFEEHGSMNYGSDVQPVAKGIGERMVVSTSFYDKVMCLWRVDGELWRL